In Pararge aegeria chromosome 27, ilParAegt1.1, whole genome shotgun sequence, one genomic interval encodes:
- the LOC120635709 gene encoding 60S ribosomal protein L4 has product MSLSVARPLVSVYSEKSEKVADASVPLPFVFKAPIRPDLVNDVHVSMSKNARQPYCVNKEAGHQTSAESWGTGRAVARIPRVRGGGTHRSGQGAFGNMCRGGRMFAPTKPWRRWHRRVNLRQRRAAAAAAVAAAGVPALVQARGHIIEKIPELPLVVSDKVQEINKTKQAVIFLRRVKAWSDVLKVYKSQRLRAGKGKMRNRRRVQRKGPLIVFNKDQGLTRAFRNIPGVEMLSVNKLNLLKLAPGGHVGRFIIWTQSAFERLDSLFGSWKTPSKEKKNFNLPQPKMANTDLSRLLKSDEIRKVLRAPNKRIVRATRKLNPLVNSKAMLRLNPYAAVMKRKAVLDQQRKTNVRALALAEKRGIKLPDSDPAVRAQKLREMRAKSIKLVVSKKPKKPVAKKTAPPPPKKKKVEKTKAAKPKAAKPKAAPKK; this is encoded by the exons ATG AGTCTATCAGTTGCCCGACCGCTCGTGTCGGTGTACTCGGAGAAGAGTGAGAAGGTGGCAGATGCATCCGTGCCGCTCCCGTTCGTGTTCAAGGCGCCCATCCGCCCGGACCTGGTCAACGATGTGCACGTCTCCATGTCCAAGAACGCACGCCAGCCCTACTGCGTGAACAAGGAGGCTG GTCACCAAACCAGTGCCGAGTCATGGGGTACCGGCCGTGCCGTAGCGCGTATTCCGCGTGTACGAGGTGGTGGTACTCACAG GTCCGGTCAGGGTGCGTTCGGTAACATGTGCCGAGGTGGTCGCATGTTCGCGCCAACCAAGCCGTGGCGACGCTGGCATCGCCGCGTCAATCTACGTCAACGCAGAGCGGCAGCTGCCGCCGCCGTCGCTGCCGCCGGTGTGCCAGCCCTCGTGCAAGCTAGGG GTCACATCATTGAGAAGATTCCAGAACTGCCCCTGGTGGTATCCGACAAGGTCCAAGAGATCAACAAGACAAAACAGGCTGTAATCTTCCTGAGACGCGTCAAGGCCTGGTCTGATGTCCTAAAA GTGTACAAATCCCAACGCCTGCGCGCCGGCAAAGGAAAAATGCGTAACCGTCGTCGCGTGCAGCGTAAGGGACCACTCATCGTATTCAACAAAGATCAG GGTCTTACCCGCGCTTTCCGCAACATCCCCGGCGTTGAAATGCTCAGCGTGAACAAACTGAACCTACTCAAGTTGGCGCCGGGAGGTCATGTCGGACGGTTCATCATTTGGACCCAATCTGCTTTTGAGAGGCTGG ATTCTCTATTTGGTTCATGGAAGACGCCCTCAAAGGAAAAGAAGAACTTCAACTTACCCCAACCCAAGATGGCCAACACTGACCTGAGCAGATTGCTGAAGTCAGACGAGATTAGGAAGGTTCTGCGAGCACCCAA CAAGAGAATTGTCCGCGCAACACGTAAACTCAACCCTTTGGTCAATTCCAAGGCCATGTTACGTCTTAACCCATACGCTGCCGTGATGAAGAGGAAAGCTGTACTCGACCAGCAGAGGAAGACCAACGTTAGGGCGCTTGCTTTGGCGGAGAAGCGTGGA ATTAAACTTCCCGACTCTGACCCAGCTGTGCGGGCACAAAAACTACGTGAAATGAGGGCGAAGTCTATCAAATTGGTAGTTTCCAAGAAACCGAAGAAGCCAGTCGCAAAGAAAACAGCACCACCGCCCCCCAAGAAGAAGAAGGTAGAAAAAACCAAGGCGGCAAAACCCAAGGCTGCAAAACCCAAGGCTGCGCCTAAAAAGTGA
- the LOC120635560 gene encoding uncharacterized protein LOC120635560 translates to MEKQKNDIPPVSSSTISSSRDIHTEQEDDDASLNSREIFAQRLDTPDTQTEHITQRTKQQNEESTLNAETSAIPLILMKHLEVPITNQPLRISSNLPSSVSLNMPPSNQPQTLVLQALAQLNESSLRLAMADKRINNLQAWFNTKNYSEITPPDSLTSAPPSYSFVLRQMAVRRRPRLMGTFIPSPSYIQHTPPPNYTTAFDIYVDNPLPPPPPRVYNFGFTPVTIVCPECGYTGMTVVASKITLCTHLCAVTLCLLCCWICAPLPYVLRSCKDVYHYCRNCRNFLGMYCPTNPESAYAGNAC, encoded by the coding sequence atggaaAAGCAAAAGAATGATATTCCTCCCGTAAGCAGCAGCACTATTTCTTCAAGTCGAGATATTCATACGGAACAAGAGGATGATGATGCGTCTTTAAATTCCAGAGAAATATTCGCTCAAAGATTAGATACACCCGATACCCAAACCGAACATATTACGCAAAGAACTAAACAACAAAACGAAGAATCAACTCTTAATGCTGAAACATCTGCAATACCTTTAATCCTAATGAAGCATTTAGAAGTACCAATAACGAATCAACCTTTACGAATATCATCAAATTTACCATCTTCTGTCTCTTTAAATATGCCTCCGTCAAATCAACCACAAACACTGGTCCTTCAAGCACTAGCCCAATTGAACGAGAGCTCGTTAAGGTTAGCTATGGCTGACAAAAGAATCAATAACCTACAAGCTTGGTTTAATACCAAAAACTACTCGGAAATTACGCCTCCAGATTCACTGACAAGTGCTCCTCCGTCTTATTCATTCGTTTTAAGACAAATGGCAGTAAGAAGGAGGCCTCGACTAATGGGAACGTTCATTCCATCCCCATCATACATTCAACATACTCCACCGCCTAATTACACAACAGCTTTTGATATTTACGTTGATAATCCGTTACCACCGCCTCCACCAAGAGTATACAACTTCGGTTTTACACCCGTAACTATTGTTTGTCCTGAATGTGGATACACAGGGATGACTGTTGTGGCGAGCAAGATAACCCTGTGTACGCATTTGTGTGCGGTAACTCTATGTTTGCTATGCTGCTGGATATGTGCTCCATTGCCATACGTTCTAAGATCTTGTAAAGACGTATACCATTACTGTAGAAATTGCAGGAACTTCTTGGGAATGTATTGTCCCACTAACCCAGAAAGCGCCTATGCAGGAAACGCTTgttaa
- the LOC120635848 gene encoding 28S ribosomal protein S35, mitochondrial — MSVLIRHYKPGGIYNTKIWRFASTTAESTKQTNGEDEEEFRVLDILKKKDRFQRKVARKTEVPPDRTDKMRTDQSWGNVWPGPRSFQPSSVPLPIRQGYVPKGQAPPGKKANAELMKIPNFLHLTPPVIKTQCEAIKKFCTEWPKLLNSEEAIEKHYPLEVITSDYCHASPTIRNPLSRVVILRIKLSDLKLDTHARDKFLRLIDDRYNQETDLVTITADRCPVRQQNLDYVNYLLTACYHESWGYEDWEGEKTLEDMEYYDFDLNQSKKNLINWHLQCNNERQTLSDNDYKSFDVSSIPNATEYKDAVCSLFNDAESEHTLKKYDASVRKLLGLPEKKILT, encoded by the exons ATGAGTGTCTTAATAAGGCACTACAAACCTGGTGGCATTTACAACACGAAAATATGGCGCTTCGCTTCAACCACAGCCGAATCAACGAAACAAACCAACGGGGAAGATGAGGAAGAATTTCGTGTTCTCGATATTTTGAAGAAGAAAGATAGATTTCAGAGGAAAGTAGCCCGTAAAACTGAGGTTCCACCAGACAGGACCGACAAAATGCGTACGGATCAG AGTTGGGGCAACGTATGGCCTGGACCAAGATCATTCCAACCGTCATCTGTACCTTTACCCATCAGACAAGGCTACGTACCAAAAGGACAAGCGCCACCTGGCAAAAAAGCGAATGCGGAGCTGATGAAAATACCTAATTTCTTACATTTAACTCCGCCTGTCATTAAAACTCAATGCGAggcaataaaaaagttttgtacCGAATGGCCGAAATTACTCAACTCTGAGGAAGCAATAGAGAAACATTATCCTTTAGAAGTCATCACATCGGATTATTGTCATGCAAGTCCAACTATTCGGAATCCACTGTCACGTGTTGTTATATTAAGAATTAAATTGTCCGATTTGAAACTGGATACACATGCTCGTGATAAGTTTCTACGTTTAATTGATGACAGATACAATCAAGAGACAGATCTGGTCACGATAACGGCAGACCGCTGTCCGGTGAGACAGCAGAATTTGGATTACGTCAACTATTTATTGACTGCGTGTTACCATGAATCATGGGGCTACGAAGACTGGGAAGGTGAGAAGACCTTAGAGGATATGGAATACtatgattttgatttgaatCAATCGAAGAAGAACCTTATAAATTGGCATTTGCAGTGTAATAACGAACGACAAACTTTAAGTGACAATGATTACAAATCATTTGATGTCTCATCAATACCGAATGCAACAGAATACAAAGATGCAG